TGGATCAGGTGCCGTTTCTGACCAATGCGTCGGTGATGCGGCTGGACCGGCTGCCCGAACACCTGGTGGTGGTCGGCGGCAGCTACATCGGCCTGGAGTTTGCGCAGATGTTCCGCCGCTTCGGTGCCGAGGTGACGGTGGTGCAGCGCGGCGCGCAATTGGTGCCGCGGGAGGACACCGATGTCGCCGAAGCGCTGCGTGCGATGCTGGAAGCGGAAGGCATCACGATCCGACTGAATGCCGACTGCGTGCGGGCAGCCAGGCGGATCGACGGTGACGGCCAGCCTGACGGCGTGAGCATTGACGTCAATTGCACTCAGGGCGAGCCCAGCGTGCAGGGCAGCCATTTGCTGATGGCCACCGGTCGGCGACCCAACACCGACGACCTGGGCCTGGATCAGGCCGGCGTCCGGATGGACGAGCGCGGCTATGTGCAGGTGGACGATCAACTGCGCAGCAATGTGCCGCACATCTGGGCGATGGGCGACTGCAACGGTCGCGGCGCCTTCACCCACACCGCCTGGAATGACTTCGAGGTGGTGGCCGCCAACCTGTTCGATGGCGCGAATCGCGGCATCGGCGATCGCGTCGTGACCTATGCGCTCTACACCGATCCGCCGCTGGCGCGAATCGGGTTGTCGGAGCGCGAGGTGCGCGCGAGCGGTCGGCCGGCGCTGATCGGGACGCGCCCCATGACCCGGGTGGGCCGGGCAGTCGAAAAGGGCGAGGACCTGGGCTTCATCAAACTGCTGGTGGATGAAGCGTCGAAGGCCATCGTCGGGGCGTCGATCCTCGGGGTGGACGGGGACGAGGCGGTGCAGTCGCTGCTGGACGTGATGGTGGCCAAGCGCCCGTGGACCGAGGTGATGAATGGCGTCCGCATCCACCCGACGGTGAGCGAGTTGCTGCCGACGGTCTTGCAGGCGGCAAAGCCACTCGAACCCGCCGCGTGAAGCGCGACGCACCCGCGTGACCTGTCGCGCCTCAGGGCTGCCGCGCCAGGCGCTCCACGGAGCGCCATCCCGGTCGCCTATCGAATGGCATGGATCAAATCATCCAGATCCGTCGGCGCATTGGCCAGGTTGAACGCGGCCCTCACCAGCAGGTATTGCGGTCGGTTGCCGAGGTAGAGAAACAAGGCAGCCCGTAGCGGATCCTGATTCACCAGCTCGCGGGCGTGGCTGGGCCGATTGAAGAACTCGACCGTCGTAGACAGGTATTCGGTGGTGCCCGTGTAGCCGGGCCCGCCAAATCGATGCACCACCGAGCTGTAGCTGAGCTGCGGGTTGTTGGCATTGAAGGCGAAGAAATCCTCCACGCCGTGACCACCCCAGTTGCGGGGCTCGCGCCGACCTGTCACGGCACTGACCAGGCGTCCCGCCTGCTGAGTCAGCCCGCTGCCCAGCAGCCCCAGGTAGCGCAAGGGCGTGGCCTGCAGCGCGCGGTACAGCATCTGCCCACCCGCCACGAACGGTGTCGCCAGCGCCTTCATCACCTGCTGAAAACGGCCATTGGCGGGTGCACGGCCGTTCAATCCGCCGGCATTCATCTCCGGCATCTCGATGTCATAGCCCGGATGGTGCTCGAACACGTAGCCTGCATCCCGCATGCCCACCATGCCAGGCATGGCCACGCCCGGTCCGCCAGGGGGCGGACGGGTGCGGGCGGAGAGGAAGTTGTGCACGGTCAGGAAGTCCGCCGGCGCCAGGTTGTCCTCCAGGTGGTGGCCGAACTCATGCACCAGGTTGCCGCGGGCGGCGGCGGGCCCGATGTCCAGATTGCCATTGCCCATGGCGGCGCCGGGATTCTGCAGCAGCGTGGTTGGCGTCACCGCGACCGGTGGCAGGGGCGCCGGCAGGGCGGTGAGTCGATTGAACAGATCGGCAGACTCGAGCACGCGGTCGTCGGTGCCGGCGGGAAACGCGGGAATGGCCCCGCCAATCGGGGCAGTGCCGCGCCGGCCCGGCACCTGGCTTTGCAACGTGCCATTCAGCACCGTCTGCATGAACGGATTGGCGAGCAAGGCGGCTGTCACCTGGGCATTGAAGGCGGTATCTGCCGCAAACTGGCCGGGTGCGGCGTGCTGTCCCGCCAGGGCAGCGACGATGACGCCGCTCAAGGCCATGAAGTTCAGCGCCCCACCCGCCGCCGCCGCGATGACCGCTGCAGAGACGGTCGGTCCCACCTCGGCGGGGTGCGCCAGGATGTAGGCCGTCAGATGAGGGCCCGGCGCCATGCCCCCTGGGGCCACGCCGGCCACCTCCTGCAATCGTTGGATGAAGAGCTGATCCTTGTCCGGGATGCGTTGCACCGGGGCCACCGCAGCGGCGGTGGCGTGGGACTCGTGCGACAGCGGCCGCTGACGGCGCGTCGGCACACCGCCCTGCAGGGGGACCGCCAGGCTGCGCCGTTGAGCGAGCATGCGTGGACTGCCGTCCAGTTGCGCCTGCAAGGCCTCTTGCCGGCGGGGTCGCAGCCCCGGCGCGGACGAGGCCGGCTCGGTCCGAGGGTCGCCGGTTCTGATGCGCTCCATGGATGGCTCCGCTTGATGGGGATCGAAGGATCCTTAGCGGCGCAGACGCCCAGCGCGATCGGTGAAATGCTGATCTTCAAGGGCGTCGATGCGGAACCTGCTGGCGATCGCGGCAACGCACGGCCCGCCGCTGCACCGTCTGACCCACAGTTCGCAGGCAGAGCTCTGTCGTTTGCTGCGGTCGGCGTTCTTCCCACGATCTGCGGGGAGGTGGGTGTCCAAGCGAACAGACGAATGCGCTGGCACAGGCGCATGCTCGACCGTCATCGTCTGTCCAGGGAATCCCCATGAAGCCGGAAGCGTTCTTTCACCTGATGTCGGGATGCGTGCGGTTCTGGGTGCTGGTCGGCGAGCAGCCGGTGGGAGCCAGCATCCGCAAGGAGACGCTGCACTACCGCTATCACCCGCACGGGGCCAATGACGATCCGCTGGCCACCTACATGGCTCACGCCGACGAGATCGACGCCGTGGTGCGTCGCCGGCTGGCGTCAGGCTCCAGAGAGCCGGTGATGCTGCGCGACCACGACATGGCTTGAGGGCTTGAGAGCTGAGGACTGATGCCCCGGCTGCGCACGCTGGCGCCGCCACATCCTCAAGCCAGCGGCGGTGCGCTGACGCACAGACGGCCGCGACCCCGCATCGCACGCTCCGATATGTCAGACCCCAACCCCTCTCATCTGGGCGATCGCTTCAGGGAGCTTGCGAAATGGCAATGAACTGGATCGGCGTGGTGATCCTTGCGCTGTTGGCGATTGCGCTCTCGATCCTGCTGTCGACAATCGTTTTGCTGTTGATCACCCGCGACTGAAGACGGAAACGACCCTGGAGGTTCACCATGTTTCGCAAAGTTCTCGTTGCCTACGATGGCAGTGATCCCGCCAAAGCGGCACTGACCGAAGCCCTGCGTCTGGTACGTGGCCAACCGTCCGAGCTGGAAGTGGTCCATGTGCTGTTCGACCTCCCCCTGAACGTGGCCTTCTCGAACGCCGCCTTGGTCGAGTCCTCCATCCAGGCCCAGCACGACGCCGCCCAGCGCCTGCTGGACGAGGCCATCGCCCAGGCCCGCGCGGCTGACGTCGTGCCCTCCACCGCCATCCTGGACGATCCTGGCCGACGGGTCGCAGAGGTCATCGTGTCTCACGCGGTCAAGGTGCATGCGGGGCTGGTCGTTGTGGGCTCCCATGGACGCCGAGGCATGAGCCGGGCCTTGCTTGGCAGCGATGCGGAACTGGTCGCGCGGCTGGCACCGATGCCGGTCCTGATCGTGAAGGCGCCTCCCACGACCTGAGCACCCCGGGTGGTTCTTGCGGATCTCCGCATTCAGGCGGCTTCCGGGCACCAAGCAGTTCGCGATCAACCAAAGGGGCATCTCGCCCGGATTCGGAGAGGTCCGATCGTGTCGCGAAGGCACTCGGCGATCAGGTTTCGCCAGTCGGCGGCCCGCGCCAGCGGAGACAGCGGCATGGAAACGACAACCGGCGCATGAGGCGAGCATCGTCAGGGTGCTTCTTACAAGAGCTTACCGCGTCACGAACCCCGGGCTTCTAAGATTCACGACATAAGAACTGAGCGCGGCACCGAGATGATGTCGCGCCTATCGAGGGGCGGCTATTCGCCGCGATTGCGTAGGGGCGCCGTTGGGTAAGGCGACTTCCTCGTGCCTAACTAAAGCAGAGGCCGTTCGCAAAAGGGAAAGCTCGTCATCTGGGCGCGCCCGCATTCGGCCGCAACCTGGATATTCACGATGTTTTGTCTTGCTCGTTGGTTGCCTGGCCGGAGCGCAGCCGCTGCGCTTGTCATTTCAGTGTCGGCGCTGCTAGGCGCATGTGGCGGCTCCAAGGACGAGAAGTCAGGCAACAACGAGACGGGTACCTCCCCTCCGGTGGGCTCCTCTCCGGTGGGTTCGCCCCCGGCCAATCCCCTCCCGGAGAGCCCACCGCCTGTGAGCTCACCGCCTGCCTCACCATCGCCAGCGCCCTCAACTCCGGCAAGTTCGCCCTCCAACGATGCTTCTGCATTGGCTGAACACACGTTGACGATTCAACCTCCGTCCAATGGCACCATTGCTGGAGCGACGTCTGGTTCGACCTATGCTGCAGGCGCCAAGGTTGTGCTCACGGCCGTTACGGATGGCACGTATGGCGTCGATAAGTGGCTTGGGGATGCGGCGGAATGTGGATCCGCCCTCACCTGCACCGTCAAGCTGGACGCCAATAAGTCCGTGGGTCTCAAGGTCAAAACTGTCCCGGTGGGATTCGGCGCAGGCGTCACGGGTGGCGCGGGCGGAGAAGTGGTCGATGTGTCCACTCCAGCACAGCTGAAATCCGCGCTGTGCGACAGATATAACGGCTCCACCTGCATCGACAGCACTCCACGAGTGATCCGAGTGCTTGGCGTGATCGACTTCATCAACACAGAGGGCTCCACCACCGGCAAAGCCTGTGCATATTCAAGCAACAACTGCGCGGTGAATGGGAAACAGGAGAAGATCCTTGATTGGAACAGCTACTGCAGCGGTCGCCAATTGTTCGATTTGACTTACGACACCGCTGGCGGCACGCCGCTTCGTGTCGGTTCGAACAAAACCATTGTGGGTGTCGGCAAGAACGCGGGCATCAAGGGCAAAGGGTTCTATCTCCGGGATGGCGTTTCAAACATCATCATTCGAAACCTATCCCTGACTGACATTAATGATGGCGTGATCTGGGGTGGTGACGCCATCACGATCGACGGCGCAAGTGACGTGTGGATCGATCACAACTACTTCGCACGCATTGGTCGTCAGATGATCGTGACAGGTTGGGGGCCGGCCGACCGGGTGACAATTTCGAATAACGTCCTGGACGGAACCACTGATTACGGCCATTTCTGTGATGGACGCAGCTATTGGTTCATGCTGTTGATCGCCGAGGGTCAGACCATCACCATCATCGGCAACAAGATCTATAACTCCTCTGGCCGTTCGCCGGAGGTGGGGCGCAGCCCATGGGCCACCCAATACGGCATGGTTCACTTGGTCAACAATCTCTACGACAACAATTTTTGGATGGGCATTGCAGCCTCTGAGAATGTGGTGACCCTTATCGAAGGCAACGACTTTACGCCCACCAACCTTTCGTTCTATCCCGTCTGGCGAGACGATTCAAGCCTCGTCATCGCGCCACACGACACAAACATCAGTGCGGCGAATGGCTACTGCAAAACCCTGTTGTCGCGAGATTGCGCTCGTAACAGCGCCAGCAATAGCACGGTCGATTTTGTCATCAACCAATCTGCGGTCCAAATGATGACGGCGACCTCCGCCTGGGCCAAAGGTGCGGCGGGGATCCAGCCAATACCTGCGTCGCAGGTGCGCAACCGCGTCATGCTGAATGCGGGGCCTCAGGCGGATCCGGATTTGTAGGAACGGAAGCGGTCTCCCATGTCGTGAGCCGCTGATGCAGGTCCGCCAAGGACCTGTACGCCATGCGTTTCTCGCTAAGCCTGGCGCTGCGATGGCGGCCTGTCGACGGGCGCCTCCACCACTTCATCTTGAGCGAGATCATCGTCCTCAGGGAGCATGAAGTCCGCACCAAGACGAGCACGGCACGCGCGGTCTCGCTCAACAGCCGGTCTCGCAGCGCGCTCCAGGCGATGAAGGCGCACACGCTGATGAAGTCGCTCGACGGGTTTGTCTTCCTCGATCCCCGGACCGGCGCCCGGTTCACTGACGACGAGCCGCCGCGGGAAATGTACTGGCGGCCGACGCTGCGACGCCTGGGCATCCGCTACCGCAGCCCATACGAGACCCGGCACACCTACGCGACCATCATGCTGATGTCGGGGGTCACGCCGGCGTTCGCCGCCAAGCAGATGGGGCACACGATCCAGATGTTTTTGACGACCTACGCGAAGTGGATCGACGGCGGCCAGAACGCTGTGGAAATGGGCAAGTTGGAAGGCGCGATCACGAATTCTTCCCTGGCTCTTCCCCAGAAATCAGCGAAACGCGCCAAGTAGTTGATTTTCAAAGCGAATTTTGGCCTGCCCGGAGGGACTCGAACCCCCGACCTGCTGCTTAGAAGGCAGCTGCTCTATCCAGTTGAGCTACGGGCAGACGGTGACTTCAGCACTGACCGATCAAGGATGACGGTCAAGAAACAGATCAGCCAAAAAATCAGGCCCTCGGTCAGCATTCCCATGCCGACCTGAGGGCCCGGATTGTGCCACGCCGCTTCCGGCGGCGCGGCCACGACGCTGACTTAGATCAGCACATTCACGATGGCATTGCCGATGCCCATCAGCGCCGCACCCGAGATCAGGCCCGCGCAGACCGGCTCGCAGCCATCCACCCAGTACTTCCAGCCCTTGGTGCCCGGCGTCTTGTAGACCTTGCCCAGCACGAAGAACAGCATGGCGCCGACCCACATGCAGAAGGTCGCCTCAGGCGGCAGCACCACGCCCAGGCCGATCGACACCGAGGACAGCGGGAACTTGCCCCGCGTGACCATGCGCAGGACCTCGATGGCGATCGCCACCACCGCCGCCACCGCCATCGCGATCAGGGCCGAGGTCGGCAGACCTTGCAGGCCCTTGGCAATGATCTCGGCCACGCCGCGCCATTGCACCGCCGCCGGCATTGCGAACTGCTCCGAGATGATCGTTGCCGTGCTGCGGATGCCGTCCGCGCCCTTGGGCAAGAACAGCAGGAAGTACAGCGGCACGCACGACAGCACGCCCGCCAGGATGCCGATCACATGGCCCATGGCCTGATGCCGCGGCTTGCCGCCCAGCATGTAGCCCGGCTTGATGTCCGACAGCAGGTTGGCCGCGTTCGAGGCCACGTCGGCGGTCATGCCGGCGGGGATCAGGTTGGCCGCAGGATTGGCGCGGTCAATCGCACCCATGGTGAACTGGGTGATCTTGGACAGCGCACCGGTGGGCGTCCAGGAGGTCAGCGCCATCGAGTTGGTGCAGATCACCGTCAGCACGAAGATCAGCGGCAGCGAGACCAGCGCCATCAGGAACGGCACGCCGAAGAACTCGTGCGCGAAATAGGCGGCCAGGAAACCGAACACCGGCACGCCGACATACGACACCCACAGCGGCAGTTCGATGTCGCGCAGCAGGTCCGAGCCCGGCTCGGCGGCCTTGCGACGCTTGAACACCTTGAACACCGCCAGGAACAG
The Roseateles amylovorans genome window above contains:
- a CDS encoding FAD-containing oxidoreductase; its protein translation is MTDSFDALVIGAGQAGPPLAERMSQAGWRVAVIERARVGGTCVNTGCIPTKAMVASAHAAWMVRHAQRWGIRIPGGASVDLAEVLARKDRIAGRSRDSVEKWIGAMPQVELVRGHARFVDPHTVVVGERRLQAERIFLNVGGRPATFGVEGLDQVPFLTNASVMRLDRLPEHLVVVGGSYIGLEFAQMFRRFGAEVTVVQRGAQLVPREDTDVAEALRAMLEAEGITIRLNADCVRAARRIDGDGQPDGVSIDVNCTQGEPSVQGSHLLMATGRRPNTDDLGLDQAGVRMDERGYVQVDDQLRSNVPHIWAMGDCNGRGAFTHTAWNDFEVVAANLFDGANRGIGDRVVTYALYTDPPLARIGLSEREVRASGRPALIGTRPMTRVGRAVEKGEDLGFIKLLVDEASKAIVGASILGVDGDEAVQSLLDVMVAKRPWTEVMNGVRIHPTVSELLPTVLQAAKPLEPAA
- a CDS encoding DUF1488 domain-containing protein, which produces MKPEAFFHLMSGCVRFWVLVGEQPVGASIRKETLHYRYHPHGANDDPLATYMAHADEIDAVVRRRLASGSREPVMLRDHDMA
- a CDS encoding universal stress protein; the protein is MFRKVLVAYDGSDPAKAALTEALRLVRGQPSELEVVHVLFDLPLNVAFSNAALVESSIQAQHDAAQRLLDEAIAQARAADVVPSTAILDDPGRRVAEVIVSHAVKVHAGLVVVGSHGRRGMSRALLGSDAELVARLAPMPVLIVKAPPTT
- a CDS encoding right-handed parallel beta-helix repeat-containing protein → MAEHTLTIQPPSNGTIAGATSGSTYAAGAKVVLTAVTDGTYGVDKWLGDAAECGSALTCTVKLDANKSVGLKVKTVPVGFGAGVTGGAGGEVVDVSTPAQLKSALCDRYNGSTCIDSTPRVIRVLGVIDFINTEGSTTGKACAYSSNNCAVNGKQEKILDWNSYCSGRQLFDLTYDTAGGTPLRVGSNKTIVGVGKNAGIKGKGFYLRDGVSNIIIRNLSLTDINDGVIWGGDAITIDGASDVWIDHNYFARIGRQMIVTGWGPADRVTISNNVLDGTTDYGHFCDGRSYWFMLLIAEGQTITIIGNKIYNSSGRSPEVGRSPWATQYGMVHLVNNLYDNNFWMGIAASENVVTLIEGNDFTPTNLSFYPVWRDDSSLVIAPHDTNISAANGYCKTLLSRDCARNSASNSTVDFVINQSAVQMMTATSAWAKGAAGIQPIPASQVRNRVMLNAGPQADPDL
- a CDS encoding tyrosine-type recombinase/integrase; translated protein: MRFSLSLALRWRPVDGRLHHFILSEIIVLREHEVRTKTSTARAVSLNSRSRSALQAMKAHTLMKSLDGFVFLDPRTGARFTDDEPPREMYWRPTLRRLGIRYRSPYETRHTYATIMLMSGVTPAFAAKQMGHTIQMFLTTYAKWIDGGQNAVEMGKLEGAITNSSLALPQKSAKRAK